The proteins below are encoded in one region of Sulfolobus islandicus Y.N.15.51:
- a CDS encoding PD-(D/E)XK nuclease family protein, with the protein MSLEEEIKKVLLNNPSILVDVLTAKPEIVYQVLARITPWQNLATKQDIERLDRTINEIKNTMATKQDIERLDKEIEETKKIMATKQELEEIKNVMATKEDLKGMATKEDLKTMATKEDLKGMATKEDLKTMATKEDLKRLETIITGLGARWGIMNEDSFRQGIGELLSNSGWKVSREVLYDRSGYVYDEPSDVEYDIVIKDGSVILVEITSSLKRGDLPTIKRKKEFYEKVKNIKVNLVYVVTPFIHDRYPERVKAMAKDMGIEIIYPSS; encoded by the coding sequence GTGAGTTTAGAAGAAGAAATTAAAAAAGTACTGCTTAATAATCCATCGATATTAGTGGACGTTCTAACTGCTAAACCAGAGATAGTTTATCAGGTTTTAGCTAGGATAACTCCATGGCAAAACCTGGCTACTAAGCAAGATATTGAAAGACTAGATAGGACTATAAATGAAATTAAGAACACGATGGCTACTAAGCAAGATATTGAAAGACTAGACAAGGAGATTGAGGAAACCAAGAAAATAATGGCTACTAAGCAAGAGTTGGAGGAAATTAAGAACGTGATGGCCACAAAAGAAGACTTGAAGGGAATGGCCACTAAGGAGGATCTAAAGACCATGGCCACAAAAGAAGACTTGAAGGGAATGGCCACTAAGGAGGATCTAAAGACCATGGCCACAAAAGAAGACTTGAAGAGATTAGAAACTATTATTACCGGTCTTGGGGCTAGATGGGGAATTATGAATGAGGATTCCTTTAGGCAAGGAATTGGTGAGCTTTTGAGTAATAGTGGTTGGAAGGTTTCTAGGGAAGTGCTTTATGATAGGAGTGGATATGTTTATGATGAGCCTTCTGATGTTGAATATGATATTGTAATTAAAGACGGTAGTGTTATATTGGTTGAAATCACTTCCTCTTTAAAAAGAGGGGACTTACCAACAATAAAGAGGAAGAAGGAGTTCTATGAAAAAGTTAAGAATATTAAGGTTAATTTAGTTTATGTTGTAACACCATTTATTCACGATAGGTATCCTGAAAGAGTTAAGGCAATGGCTAAGGATATGGGGATAGAAATAATATACCCCTCAAGCTGA
- a CDS encoding AbrB/MazE/SpoVT family DNA-binding domain-containing protein, producing the protein MEVRVKVNKKGIIVVPKAIREEVRINEGDIVKMRVEGGKIIIEKIDLWDKVWKCCKGSTEDAERELDEEEEEFWKRA; encoded by the coding sequence ATGGAAGTTAGGGTAAAGGTTAATAAGAAGGGTATTATAGTAGTTCCTAAGGCGATAAGAGAAGAGGTCAGAATTAATGAGGGCGATATTGTTAAGATGAGAGTAGAGGGAGGTAAGATAATTATTGAGAAAATAGATCTATGGGATAAGGTGTGGAAATGTTGTAAGGGGTCTACCGAAGATGCTGAAAGGGAATTAGATGAGGAGGAAGAGGAATTTTGGAAAAGAGCATAA
- a CDS encoding PIN domain-containing protein codes for MEKSIIVDTYAILAMAYGELTKRGEEVMAGIRSGLYEGVIPSTVVFEFIVYWLRSRIPSLKSIDEARTFLFTYFKVNELTSDDFIDSAKIKKEGDDILAKEINGRRLSIVDSTIIHLAKKLGVGIITGDKDLTLVARKLGIEIIW; via the coding sequence TTGGAAAAGAGCATAATAGTTGATACTTATGCTATCTTGGCAATGGCATATGGTGAGTTAACGAAGAGGGGAGAGGAGGTTATGGCTGGTATAAGGAGCGGTTTATATGAGGGGGTAATTCCTTCTACCGTAGTTTTTGAATTTATTGTGTATTGGCTTAGGAGTAGAATTCCCTCCCTTAAGTCCATAGATGAAGCCAGAACATTTCTTTTCACTTATTTCAAGGTTAATGAGTTGACTTCTGACGATTTTATTGACAGTGCTAAAATTAAGAAGGAGGGTGATGACATCTTGGCAAAGGAAATAAATGGAAGAAGGTTAAGCATAGTTGACTCTACAATAATTCATTTAGCTAAGAAATTAGGTGTAGGAATAATAACTGGAGATAAAGATCTCACTCTAGTTGCGAGGAAGTTAGGGATAGAAATTATTTGGTAA